In one Macaca fascicularis isolate 582-1 chromosome 6, T2T-MFA8v1.1 genomic region, the following are encoded:
- the RBM22 gene encoding pre-mRNA-splicing factor RBM22, with protein sequence MATSLGSNTYNRQNWEDADFPILCQTCLGENPYIRMTKEKYGKECKICARPFTVFRWCPGVRMRFKKTEVCQTCSKLKNVCQTCLLDLEYGLPIQVRDAGLSFKDDMPKSDVNKEYYTQNMEREISNSDGTRPVGMLGKATSTSDMLLKLARTTPYYKRNRPHICSFWVKGECKRGEECPYRHEKPTDPDDPLADQNIKDRYYGINDPVADKLLKRASTMPRLDPPEDKTITTLYVGGLGDTITETDLRNHFYQFGEIRTITVVQRQQCAFIQFATRQAAEVAAEKSFNKLIVNGRRLNVKWGRSQAARGKEKEKDGTTDSGIKLEPVPGLPGALPPPPAAEEEASANYFNLPPSGPPAVVNIALPPPPGIAPPPPPGFGPHMFHPMGPPPPFMRAPGPIHYPSQDPQRMGAHAGKHSSP encoded by the exons ATGGCGACCTCTCTGGGTTCCAACACCTACAACAGGCAGAACTGGGAGGATGCG GACTTCCCCATTCTGTGCCAGACATGTCTTGGAGAAAACCCATATATCCGAATG acCAAAGAAAAGTATGGGAAGGAATGCAAA ATCTGTGCCAGGCCATTCACCGTGTTTCGCTGGTGCCCTGGAGTCCGCATGCGTTTCAAGAAGACTGAAGTGTGCCAAACCTGCAGTAAATTGAAGAATGTCTGTCAGACCTGCCTCTTAGACCTAGAGTATG GTCTGCCCATCCAGGTTCGTGACGCGGGATTATCTTTTAAAGATGACATGCCAAAGTCAGATGTCAACAAAGAGTACTATACACAGAATATGGAGAGAGAG ATTTCTAACTCTGATGGAACACGGCCAGTTGGCATGCTGGGGAAAGCCACATCTACCAGTGACATGCTGCTCAAACTGGCCCGGACCACACCCTACTACAAAAGGAATCGACCCCACATTTGCTCCTTCTGGGTGAAAGGAGAGTGTAAGAGAGGAGAGGAATGTCCATACAG ACATGAGAAGCCTACAGATCCAGATGACCCCCTTGCTGATCAGAATATTAAAGATCGATATTACGGAATCAATGATCCTGTAGCTGACAAGCTTCTAAAGCGGGCTTCAACAATGCCTCGGCTGGACCCACCAGAGGATAAAACTATCACTACACTATATGTTGGTGGTCTAGGTGATACCATTACTGAGACAGATTTAAG AAATCATTTCTACCAGTTTGGAGAGATCCGGACGATCACTGTTGTGCAGAGACAGCAGTGTGCTTTCATCCAGTTTGCCACAAGGCAAGCTGCAGAAGTGGCTGCTGAGAAGTCCTTTAATAAGTTGATTGTAAATGGGCGCAGACTGAATGTGAAATGGGGAAG ATCCCAAgcagccagaggaaaagaaaaagagaaagacggAACTACAGACTCTGGGATCAAACTAGAACCTGTTCCAGGATTGCCAGGAG ctcttcctcctcctcctgcggCAGAAGAAGAAGCCTCTGCCAACTACTTCAACTTGCCCCCAAGTGGTCCTCCAGCTGTGGTGAACATTGCTCTGCCACCGCCCCCTGGTATtgctccacctcctcccccag GTTTTGGGCCACACATGTTTCACCCAATGGGACCACCCCCTCCTTTCATGAGGGCTCCAGGACCAATCCACTATCCTTCTCAGGACCCTCAGAGGATGGGAGCTCACGCTGGGAAACACAGCAGCCCCTAG